GGCCAGATTATTGCTGATTTAACAGAAGAGGGGCAAACAGCTATTATCGCCAGGGGTGGAAAAGGGGGCAAAGGAAATCAACATTTTGCCACATCCACAAGACAAGTTCCCAACTTTGCTAAAAGCGGAGATCCGGGAGAAGAACGCTGGGTTATTCTTGAATTGAAATTACTGGCCGATGTAGGCCTTGTTGGATTCCCAAATGCGGGTAAGTCAACGATACTTTCTATGGTTTCAGAGGCAAAGCCTAAGATAGCTGACTATCCTTTCACCACTTTGGAACCTCAATTAGGAGTAGTTATGCTGGACAGAGAGAACAGCTTTGTACTGGCGGATATTCCTGGGCTTATTGAAGGAGCCCATAGCGGAACAGGCCTTGGCCATGAATTTCTCAGACATATAGAAAGAACAAGAATGATTATACATGTAGTAGATATTGCAGCTATTGACGGCAGGGATCCTGTGGAAGATTTTCAGATAATCAATAAGGAACTGGAAAAGTATAATCCGATACTTATGGAAAAATACCAGGTTGTGGCTGCCAATAAAATAGATTTGCCGGATGCAGAGGAGAATCTAAAAAGATTTACTGAATATGTGGAGAGTAATGGATATAAGGTATTTCCTATTTCTGCTGCTACAGGTAAAGGTGTTAAAGAGCTGATGCTCTATGTGGGCCAGGCATTAAAAGAAATACCGAAAAAACCTCTGATCACCGAAAATCAAACAGAGGTAGTTTATACTGTAAAAGAAGAGGAACCATTTACAATAAGAAAAGAAGGAAATGTATTTGTTGTTGAAGGAGAATGGGTAAGAAAGATATTAAGTTCAACAAACCTTGACAGTTATGAATCTCTGCAGTATTTCCACAGGGCTATAAGAAATAAGGGTATTATTAAGGCCTTGGAAGACCAGGGAATAAAAGAGGGAGATACAGTCAAAATATATGATGTAGAATTTGAGTATGTAAGATAGGTGTGATAAAAGGGGCATTAAATGAGAGGGGAAATGCAAAGTTATGCTGACAAGTAAACAAAGAAGTTATCTGAGGGGTTTAGCAAACAGTATTCAGCCTATTTTTCAGATTGGCAAAGGCGGAATAAATGATAATCTTATAAAACAGTTTAATGATGCCCTTGAAGCAAGGGAATTGGTAAAGGCAACAGTACTGAAAAATTCTATGTATAGTGCCAGGGAAGCGTGCAGAGAGATAGCAACCCGGACGGAAGCAGAAGAAGTTCAGGTTGTAGGGAACAAGTTTGTTCTGTATAAACCATCTAAGGAAAACAAGGTTATAGAACTTCCTGATTAGCCAATTGAGGATTACTCGCATGAAGGTTATTCGGACTGAGCGGCGGTGCTTTCATGGTTCTGCTCCTGGCCTTTGTCTCTGTCCCTTGTAAGAAGTTCAATTATTTCAGCATATATTGACTGGGAGTGCTGCTCCCAGTTTTTGCATATCATACGGGCATCATTTTTTGTACCTACTGCCAGTTCCAGATTGAGCAAAGGAAAATTATCCTCGCTGATTTTGCAGGTAACAATATATTCATTTTCGCTTCTGGGATAGTAATCGGCAGTAATCAGGGTTTCATTCTTTATGTTTTTTCTTATTTCAGATACCATATTGTCAATTCTTGACTTAATTCCTACCGGAATAAGTCCCGGGAAATAGCTTAATATTTTTTTACCGTTTGCTGTAATTCTGTATGTACTTTTTTCTTCGATGGTTTCAAGGCTGAGCAGATTATCATCACATAGCTCATTTAGATGTTGTTGGAGAAGGAAATAGTTCATAAACTTATTGGCGAGAACAATTTTAGTAATCTGAAGATTACTTAAGGGCATATTTATTTTATCTATAAGATAAAGCAGGATAAGCTTATTCTGAGCTAATTCCTTACTGCTTCCCAATGAGTTCATGTATTATACATACCTCCATCTACAGCTTTAGTAATTAATAGTATTTTATTTCTTGGTGTTATATCCATTCAATGGTATTATATCATATAAATGTAAATAGCATAATAAATATACTTACTTCTATGAATTATATCATAAGGCAATTTCTACAGTAAGACAATAGATTCTTTGGAAGCACAAGAACCGTCCCCATGCTTCCAAGGAAAAATGAAAAATTTGCCCACTAGTACTTGACACAAACACATGTGTTAGAAATCATGATATAATAATAAATATATCCTATATTAAAAAGAACTTTTTATAAGGAGGATTTGTGTGAGTTTAGTTAAAGATTTGGAATATAATATTAAACAGTGGGGCGCTTCTTTTATTGGATATTCTAATGTCAGTGAGAATCTTCCTGCCAGTTTATCTGAACTTGGGTTTGCTATTACATTAGGTGTCAATTTATCTGATTTTATTATAGATCAAATAGAAGATAGACCTACCTACACATATTTTCACCACTATAGAACCGTTAATACACTGATAGATCAAATTGCACTCCGGACAACGCTGTTTCTCCAGGACAGAGGATACAGGGCTCTTGCCGTTCCTGCATCTCAAACTGTTAACGATGCAGATGATGCTTATTGCGGCATTTTTCCCCACAAGACGGCAGCAGTTAAATCCGGGCTTGGATGGATTGGAAAGAATGATTTGTTTATAAGCAATCATCATGGACCAAGGGTAAGGCTTGGAACAGTTCTTACTGACTTGGAGCTGCCTGTAGAAAATAAAATAATGGAAAGTAAATGCGGAGATTGTAAAAAATGCGTGGAAAACTGCCCGGCTATGGCGTTAACCGGTAATAAATGGGAAATAGGCTGCCCAAGAAGCCATATAGTTGACGCAAAAGCCTGCAGTGAATATATGAATGCAAATTATAAACATATTGGAAGAGGATCAGTTTGTGGTATATGTATAAGAGTATGTCCCTGGGGCAAACTCAAAAGGAGTAGTGGTTAAAGAGCAAACAAATCAGATTTTAACTCAAAATTTCAAAATAAATGCCAAGATGATCTTTTGAGTTAAAACTAAAGTGTATAATGAGGGGAATGATATTATGGCAAAGAAAGAAATAGTCGGTTTAATACTGGCTGGAGGCCAGGGAAGCAGGCTGGGAGTACTTACAAAAAGAATTGCCAAGCCAGCCGTGCTTTATGGCGGGAAGTACAGGATAATTGACTTTACTTTAAGCAACTGTATTAACTCAGGTATTGACACAGTTGGAGTTTTGACACAATATTTGCCCCAGAAACTGAACTCTCATATTGGGATTGGAAAACCCTGGGATATGGACAGAATGAGGGGAGGCGTTACAATACTGTCTCCTTACTTAAAAGCTGAAATAGGAGAATGGTATAAAGGAACAGCCAACGCAGTATTCCAGAATATTGAATATGTGGACAAATACAGTCCTGAATATGTAATAATACTATCCGGTGATCACATATATAAAATGGATTATTCGCGTATGTTGGATTTTCATAAGAAAAATAAGGCAGATGCAACTATCTCGGTAATCGAGGTGCCTTATGAAGATGCCAGCAGGTACGGAATAATGAATACATATGAAAACGGCAAAATATATGAGTTTGAAGAAAAACCTAAAATGCCGAAAAGCACTCTTGCTTCCATGGGAGTATACATCTTTAACTGGAACACATTAAGAGAATATCTGGAAAAGGATAATGAGGACCCTTCCTCAAGTAATGATTTCGGAAAAGATATAATTCCAGCCATGTTAAAGGACGGAAAAAGCATGTGGGCCTATAAATTTACGGGCTACTGGAGGGATGTGGGCACAATACAGGCTTTCTGGGAATCAAACATGGATTTGGTAAAAAGAGTGCCGCAGTTTAACCTTTTTGACCCGGCATGGAGAATATATACTCCAAACCCCGTTAAGCCTGCCCATTTTATAGGACCGGGAGGAAGTGTAAAAACATCAGTAATAGCTGAAGGTTGCAGAATTTACGGAACTGTCAGAAATTCTGTATTATTCCCTGGAGTATATGTGGAGAAGGGAGCTTTTATTGATCATTCTATAATAATGTCTAACAGTTATGTGGGTGAAAACTCAGAAATAAGGTATTCTATAGTCGATGAGAGCACGAAGATAGGAATGGGCGTTAAAATCGGTATTGGGGATATTGTACCAAATGAATTCAGGCCGGACATATATAACTTTGGAATTACGGTTATAGGAGAAAAAGCTGTTATTCCGGATGGAGCTGAGATTGGACGAAATGTAATGGTGGATATTGGAGTGACTCCTAAAGATTTTTGTTCACAGCATGTACCATCAGGGAAGAATGTTTTCAGAGGAGGAATTTGTGAATGAATAACGCAATGGGGATTATTCTGACCGGAGGAAAAAATGTTCGCCTGAAGGAATTAACTGAGAATCGTTCAAGTGCTGCAATTCCGGTATGGGGAAAATACCGTGCCATAGATTTTGCTCTTTCTAACATGGTTAATTCCGGCATTACCAAGATAGGTATTCTCACTCAGTACAGATACAGGTCCTTAATGGATCACCTGGGTTCAGGAAAGGAATGGGATCTTGACAGGAAAAAGGACGGCCTCTTCATTCTTCCTCCTGCATTAACCCAGTATGATAACGGCTGGTACAAGGGAAGTGCTGATGCCATGTATAATAACCTTACTTTTTTGAGGCGGAGCAATTATGAGTATGTTATTATTGCACAGGGCAATTGTGTATATAAAATGAACTTTGATGAATTGTTTGATTTTCATATACGGAAAAAAGCTGATATAACTATTGCCTGCAGGGAAATGAATGATTTTCTTCCTGAAGATCTGGTGCACTTAGGGATAATGAAACTGGACAATGATGAAAGAGTGGAGGATTTCCAGGAAAAGCCCCGCCACCCTTCAGGTAATTTGGGCTCAATGGGCATATATATATTAAAGCGTGAACTGCTTATTTCACTGCTTGAGGAATGTGCCGCCCATGGAGATTATGATTTTGTTAAGGATATTATTATTAAGAAGCTTGGGACATTAAAAATATATGGTTATAAATTCAAAGGTTACTGGAGAAATCTAAGTACTATTCAAATGTACTACAGATGCAATATGGAACTTTTGGACCCGAAAGTCTTTCATGAGATATTTTCCAAGGAAAGCAAGATATATACAAAGGTAAAGGATGAAACACCTGCGAAGTACAATGATGAAGCAGAGGTAACCAATTCTGTGGTGGCAGATGGGTGCATTATCGAAGGCACAGTGGAAAATAGCGTTCTATTCAGGGGAGTTACCGTAAAAAAAGGTTCCGCCATTAGAAACAGTATTGTTATGCAAGGTTCTGTGATAGAAGAAGACGTTAATCTGGAGCATGTAATATTGGATAAAAACGTTGTCATTACAAAGGGAAAGTTCCTGAAGGGTGAGCCCAATTGGCCGGTCATAGTAAATAAAAATGTGGTTTTATGAGGCAGTCGGCTTGTAATGACTTTTGTTTTGCTGTATCATCTTTATTATATACTACATGTACTACGATATTAATCATACTGGAAAGTGTTAGGTAAAAATGTCAAGACAAATTAAAGCTGATTTATGTTTACTGACTATAACATTAGTCTGGGGGGTCTCTTTTGTATTAATCAGAAATGTACTTGCACATATACCCTCCTTTGCTTATTTAGCACTAAGATTTATTATTGCATCGGCAATACTGTTGTTGCTATATCACAGGAAGCTAAAGCTTCTTGACACTAAAGCTTTATTATATGGATTATTTTTAAGCTTTCTTCTGGCAGGAGGAATGGCTTTACAGGTAACAGGATTATATTACACGACAGCTTCAAATTCCGCTTTTATTACAGCATTGTCTGTAGTGTTTGTGCCTGTTATTTCCGCGCTTATGTTTAAACAGAAGCCGGACAGGTATTCAGTAATTGGAGTAATACTTGCTGCAATTGGACTTTACTTTATTACCGGCGGGATAAACTTTAATTTTAATAAAGGGGATTTTCTTACCTTTCTGTCAGCTATATGTTTTTCTTTACAAATAATATATATAGACAAGTTTACTGAAAAATGCGACCCATTGTTGCTTTCCATATTACAAATAAGTTTTTGTGCCCTAATTTATCCTGTTATATGGTTTGCAATTGATTTTCAGACTGTGACATTTAATGTAACAGTTGTTTATACACTGATTATTACTGGAGCACTGTGCACAGCCCTTGCTTATACCGTTCAGACTGTAGCCCAGAAGCATACCACCCCTACCCATACAGCTATGATTTTTTCCATGGAGCCGGTGTTTGGGTTGTTTTTTGCACTTATAATACCTGATTCCATGGGAATGACTGAAAAACTTACTATGAATACTGTTTTGGGAAGTATCCTTATATTTTTGGGCATAATGGCTAGTGAAGCCAAAACCATCTTCAGGGAGGTTAGAGAATGAGTCTCAGGTTAATATACGGCAGGGCAGGCAGTGGGAAAAGCCGTTATTGTCTGGAAGATATTAAATCAAGGTTAAGGCAGCCCGGCTCATCTCCCTTGATCTTAATAGTACCGGAACAATTTTCTTTTCAGTGTGAGAAAAACCTGATTAAGGCAGTGGGGGACAGAGGAACAGAAAGGGCTGAGGTTCTAAGCTTCAGGAGAATTGCATACAGGGTTTTCGGAGAAGTTGGCGGGCTAAGCCGCAAAAACATTACTCCTGCCGGAAAAAGTATATTAATTTACAGCATTCTTGAAGAGGTCAAAAATGATTTAAAAGTATTTGCAAAATCTGTAAAACAGAAAGGATTTATCAATTCTGTTTCCGAAATAATCGGCGAGCTGAAAAGATACGATGTATCTCCTATAGAACTGAAAAATATGGCTGATAAAATATCGGATAATGTTCTGTTAAGAGATAAGCTGAGAGAAATCAGCCTTATTTATGAAATATATGAGACAAGGCTTCATGAAAATTATACGGAGCCAGAGGACCATCTTGGGGAGCTTTGTAACAAGCTTGAGATTTCCCGGCAGTTTGACGGTGGAGAATTCTGGATAGATGAATTTTCAGGATTTACTCCTCAGGAATTTAAAGTTATTGAAAAACTTCTTTTAAAAGCAGAAAGAGTTAATATATGTCTTTGTACTGATTGCCTGTCATCGGAAGATTACACTGGGAGCCTTGATATATTTACTTCTGTAATAAATACAGCAGAAAAACTCATCCGGCTGGCAAAGAAGAATAATATACCAGTTGAAGATCCTGTCTGTCTTAAGGGAGATGGAAATGTTCTACCCAGGTTTAAAGAAAGCAGTGAAATGCAGCACCTGGAAAGTCAATTCTATTCATTTCCATATAAAATATACGATAAATCAACTACGGACATAAGCATTTTTGCGGCATCTAATATCTATACAGAAATTGAGGAAATTGCCAGGGATATTACCAGACTGTGCAGGGAAGAAGGATTCAAGTACAGGGATATTGCTGTTGTAAGCAGAAATCTTCCTGCCTACGAAAAAATGATAAGCGTAATATTTAAAGAGTATAACATTCCCTGCTTTATAGATACCAGGAGAGACATTTGCAGCAATCCTCTTATAAGAATGATATTGCTTGCTTTTGAGATTTTTACAAACGACTGGTCCTATGATTCTGTATTCAGGTATCTTAAAACAGGCCTTGCCGGTATAGACCGTGAAAGTATAGATATTATTGAAAACTATGTGCTGGCATGTGGAATTAAGGGGAAGGCATGGTATGGAAACCAGCCCTGGGATTATATGCCGGAAAATTTATTTAGTGATGATAATGAAAAAACAGAAAATGATAATAAAAATGATAATATAGATTTTAATGAGAATATGGATTTAGAAACTAGTTCTCTAATAAGAATAAATTTAATCAGGGAGAGAATAGTAGGTCCACTGCTAAAACTCTATAATGCAATAAAGGGAAAGAAAAAAGTAAGGGAAATATGCACAGCTTTGTATGAATTTTTATGTGATTTGAACATTCCTGATTGTGTAGTTGAATTCATCAGTAGTTTCAATGCTTCAGGCTATTTGGAAAAGGCTGCTGAGTACAGACAGGTTTGGAATGCACTGATTGAGGTTATTGACCAGTTAGTGGAAGTGGCTGGTGAAGAAATCTCAGGAATTGAAAGAGTCTCTGCCATGTTGGAGGCAGGTTTGAAAGCTCAGGATATAGCTCTTATACCTCCATCTCTGGACCAGGTTCTGGTAGGAAGTGTGGAAAGGTCAAAAAACCATGAGATTAAAGCTTTATATATATTCGGAGTTAATGACGGAGTATTTCCTGCAGCCATAAACCATGAGGGAATACTGTCCGATAGTGACAGGAATCTGTTGAGCTTAAATGGTATGGAACTGGCGCAGGATTCCAGAGCCCGGTCACTGCAGGAACAATATTTGGTATATATTTCCCTTGCAAGTACAATAAAATATCTTAGATTAAGTTATCCTGTGGCAGACTTACAGGGAAAGGCCTTGAGACCCTCATCTGTTATAACAAGAATAAGGAAGGTTTTTCCTAAGGTAAAAGAATACAGCGATATAAGGATAGGAGACAGTGACCAGGATATAATGGCCAGGATTACTCTTCCTGTGCCCACATTCAATTGCTTGATTTCCGCCTTAAGGATGGAACATGAAGGTAAACATATAAATCCTATCTGGAAAGAAGTGTATAGGTGGTATAAGGAAAATCCAATATGGAAAGATAAATGCCATATAATTGAGCAGGGATTTGGTTATACAAATCTGGTAAATCCCATAAGCCGTAAAGCTGTTGACCGTTTATACGGAAAACCTGTAAATACAAGCATTTCAAGAATGGAAAGCTATTTTGCCTGTCCCTTTGCGTATTTTATCCGCTATGGCTTGAGAGCCCGGGAAAGGAAAGTATTTGATTTTTCTGCTCCTGATATGGGCACTCTGGTACATATGGCAATTGACAGATTTTCAACCCGGCTGGAGAAAAAGGGAATGAGCTGGAGAGACCTTGATGAGAATAAGTGCCGGATTGAAGTATCTTCAATAGTCGATGAACTAATAGATCAGATGCCTATAAAAGTGCTGACCAGATCGAAAAGATACGTTTATTTTCTGGACGGATTAAAACGGATTATTACCAGGGCTGTTTTAGTTGTTGCAAAGCATATTAGCCAGGGAGATTTTGAACCTTTGGGATATGAAATAGTTTTTGGAGTGGATGGAAATTTTCCTCCCATTACTTTGAAATTGTCAACAGGGGAAAAGGTTTACCTCAGTGGCAAAATTGACAGGGCAGATATAATGACAGAGGAGAAAAAAATTTATATAAGAATAATTGACTATAAATCCGGAACCAAAACCTTTGATTTATCCGATATATATCATGGCTTGCAGCTACAGCTTATAACATATATGGATGCATTAATCAGCCAGGAAGAATATAGATGGTTTAAAACTAAAGAGAAGATTCCTGCAGGTATTTTATATTTCAAGGTGGATGACCCTCTTGTGAAGGCAAATAGAGCCAGTGATCCTGCTGAAATTGAAAAAAGCATTATAAAGCAGTTTAAAATGAAAGGATTGCTGCTGGAAGATGTAAACCTGATAAGATTAATGGACAAAAGCATTAATGGAGATTCAGATATTATTCCGGCAAGAATTAACAAGGGAGGTACTCTTGGAAAATCATCCACTGCAACAGAGAAACAGTTTGACCTTCTCAGGGAGCATGCCAGAAAAATACTGGTAGAAATGGCTGAAGAATTGGTTAAGGGAAATATATCCATAAGTCCCTATAAAAAAAGAGATATCACTTCCTGCAAATATTGCGGTTATCTGCCTATTTGTCAGTTTGATCCGAGTTTCAGAGATAATAAATACCGAATATTCCACAACATGAGCAAAGAAGAAGTATGGGAATTGTTGGGAGGTAATGAGGAAGATGTCTAAAGAAATGTCTGATTCAAAATGGACTCCGCAACAACTGGAGGCAATAACCAGGAAAAATTGCAATCTCCTTGTGGCAGCAGCAGCTGGAGCAGGGAAGACGGCTGTTTTGGTGGAAAGGATAATCAGAAAGATAACTAATGCGGAGAATCCTGTTGACATAGACAGACTCCTGGTTGTCACTTTTACAAATGCAGCAGCTACAGAAATGAAGGAAAGAATCGGAGAAGCTCTTGCAAAACTTTTGGAGAGTTGTACTGATGCTCCGAAAATCCACAGACAACTGATGTACCTCAATAAATCCAGCATAACAACCATACATTCTTTTTGTCTGGAAGTAATTAAAAACAATTTCCATTGTATTGACCTGGATCCGGATTTCAGGGTGGCGGATGAAACAGAAGCTACCCTGTTAAAGTTGGAAACTCTGGAAGAACTCTTTGAAGAAAAATATGAAACAGAGAACTCTGACAGTCTTTTCTATAAATTATTGGACTGCTACGGAAATAGAAAGGATGACAGGGGATTAAAAAACATAGTCATTAACCTGTACGATTTTATACAGAGCCATCCCTGGCCTTTGATATGGCTGGAGAAAAACACAGAAGCTTTTAATATTTCCAATGATATGGATTTTTCAAACACTATATGGGGTAAAGCCATTATAAATGGTATTTATATTGATATAGCAGGATTGGCAGAGATGACAAATAAGGCACTGAAGATTCTTGAGACTGCAGAGGGGCTTGAGGCTTATTATTCATGTTTCAGTGAAGATGCAGACAACCTTGAAAAGCTAAAAGATATGTGCCTTTGCTCTTCCTGGGACAAGTTATATGAAGAATTCCGGAACTTTAAATTCGGAAAACTATCACGATGCGGCAAGAATGCAGATAAATCAGCGCAGGAAGAGGTTAAGGCTATAAGAGATAAAATAAAGAAAGGTGTAAAAAAAATAACCGAACAATATTTTTC
This sequence is a window from Clostridiaceae bacterium. Protein-coding genes within it:
- a CDS encoding epoxyqueuosine reductase, whose amino-acid sequence is MSLVKDLEYNIKQWGASFIGYSNVSENLPASLSELGFAITLGVNLSDFIIDQIEDRPTYTYFHHYRTVNTLIDQIALRTTLFLQDRGYRALAVPASQTVNDADDAYCGIFPHKTAAVKSGLGWIGKNDLFISNHHGPRVRLGTVLTDLELPVENKIMESKCGDCKKCVENCPAMALTGNKWEIGCPRSHIVDAKACSEYMNANYKHIGRGSVCGICIRVCPWGKLKRSSG
- the addB gene encoding helicase-exonuclease AddAB subunit AddB — its product is MSLRLIYGRAGSGKSRYCLEDIKSRLRQPGSSPLILIVPEQFSFQCEKNLIKAVGDRGTERAEVLSFRRIAYRVFGEVGGLSRKNITPAGKSILIYSILEEVKNDLKVFAKSVKQKGFINSVSEIIGELKRYDVSPIELKNMADKISDNVLLRDKLREISLIYEIYETRLHENYTEPEDHLGELCNKLEISRQFDGGEFWIDEFSGFTPQEFKVIEKLLLKAERVNICLCTDCLSSEDYTGSLDIFTSVINTAEKLIRLAKKNNIPVEDPVCLKGDGNVLPRFKESSEMQHLESQFYSFPYKIYDKSTTDISIFAASNIYTEIEEIARDITRLCREEGFKYRDIAVVSRNLPAYEKMISVIFKEYNIPCFIDTRRDICSNPLIRMILLAFEIFTNDWSYDSVFRYLKTGLAGIDRESIDIIENYVLACGIKGKAWYGNQPWDYMPENLFSDDNEKTENDNKNDNIDFNENMDLETSSLIRINLIRERIVGPLLKLYNAIKGKKKVREICTALYEFLCDLNIPDCVVEFISSFNASGYLEKAAEYRQVWNALIEVIDQLVEVAGEEISGIERVSAMLEAGLKAQDIALIPPSLDQVLVGSVERSKNHEIKALYIFGVNDGVFPAAINHEGILSDSDRNLLSLNGMELAQDSRARSLQEQYLVYISLASTIKYLRLSYPVADLQGKALRPSSVITRIRKVFPKVKEYSDIRIGDSDQDIMARITLPVPTFNCLISALRMEHEGKHINPIWKEVYRWYKENPIWKDKCHIIEQGFGYTNLVNPISRKAVDRLYGKPVNTSISRMESYFACPFAYFIRYGLRARERKVFDFSAPDMGTLVHMAIDRFSTRLEKKGMSWRDLDENKCRIEVSSIVDELIDQMPIKVLTRSKRYVYFLDGLKRIITRAVLVVAKHISQGDFEPLGYEIVFGVDGNFPPITLKLSTGEKVYLSGKIDRADIMTEEKKIYIRIIDYKSGTKTFDLSDIYHGLQLQLITYMDALISQEEYRWFKTKEKIPAGILYFKVDDPLVKANRASDPAEIEKSIIKQFKMKGLLLEDVNLIRLMDKSINGDSDIIPARINKGGTLGKSSTATEKQFDLLREHARKILVEMAEELVKGNISISPYKKRDITSCKYCGYLPICQFDPSFRDNKYRIFHNMSKEEVWELLGGNEEDV
- a CDS encoding DMT family transporter, which produces MSRQIKADLCLLTITLVWGVSFVLIRNVLAHIPSFAYLALRFIIASAILLLLYHRKLKLLDTKALLYGLFLSFLLAGGMALQVTGLYYTTASNSAFITALSVVFVPVISALMFKQKPDRYSVIGVILAAIGLYFITGGINFNFNKGDFLTFLSAICFSLQIIYIDKFTEKCDPLLLSILQISFCALIYPVIWFAIDFQTVTFNVTVVYTLIITGALCTALAYTVQTVAQKHTTPTHTAMIFSMEPVFGLFFALIIPDSMGMTEKLTMNTVLGSILIFLGIMASEAKTIFREVRE
- the yhbY gene encoding ribosome assembly RNA-binding protein YhbY, which produces MLTSKQRSYLRGLANSIQPIFQIGKGGINDNLIKQFNDALEARELVKATVLKNSMYSAREACREIATRTEAEEVQVVGNKFVLYKPSKENKVIELPD
- the obgE gene encoding GTPase ObgE; translated protein: MFIDRARIFVKGGDGGNGIVAFRREKYIAAGGPNGGDGGKGGDVVFTVDPGLNTLVDFRYKKHFYAESGENGGTFNKTGRSGKDLVVRVPPGTLVKDEKTGQIIADLTEEGQTAIIARGGKGGKGNQHFATSTRQVPNFAKSGDPGEERWVILELKLLADVGLVGFPNAGKSTILSMVSEAKPKIADYPFTTLEPQLGVVMLDRENSFVLADIPGLIEGAHSGTGLGHEFLRHIERTRMIIHVVDIAAIDGRDPVEDFQIINKELEKYNPILMEKYQVVAANKIDLPDAEENLKRFTEYVESNGYKVFPISAATGKGVKELMLYVGQALKEIPKKPLITENQTEVVYTVKEEEPFTIRKEGNVFVVEGEWVRKILSSTNLDSYESLQYFHRAIRNKGIIKALEDQGIKEGDTVKIYDVEFEYVR
- a CDS encoding glucose-1-phosphate adenylyltransferase; this encodes MAKKEIVGLILAGGQGSRLGVLTKRIAKPAVLYGGKYRIIDFTLSNCINSGIDTVGVLTQYLPQKLNSHIGIGKPWDMDRMRGGVTILSPYLKAEIGEWYKGTANAVFQNIEYVDKYSPEYVIILSGDHIYKMDYSRMLDFHKKNKADATISVIEVPYEDASRYGIMNTYENGKIYEFEEKPKMPKSTLASMGVYIFNWNTLREYLEKDNEDPSSSNDFGKDIIPAMLKDGKSMWAYKFTGYWRDVGTIQAFWESNMDLVKRVPQFNLFDPAWRIYTPNPVKPAHFIGPGGSVKTSVIAEGCRIYGTVRNSVLFPGVYVEKGAFIDHSIIMSNSYVGENSEIRYSIVDESTKIGMGVKIGIGDIVPNEFRPDIYNFGITVIGEKAVIPDGAEIGRNVMVDIGVTPKDFCSQHVPSGKNVFRGGICE
- a CDS encoding DUF4364 family protein, whose translation is MNSLGSSKELAQNKLILLYLIDKINMPLSNLQITKIVLANKFMNYFLLQQHLNELCDDNLLSLETIEEKSTYRITANGKKILSYFPGLIPVGIKSRIDNMVSEIRKNIKNETLITADYYPRSENEYIVTCKISEDNFPLLNLELAVGTKNDARMICKNWEQHSQSIYAEIIELLTRDRDKGQEQNHESTAAQSE
- the glgD gene encoding glucose-1-phosphate adenylyltransferase subunit GlgD, with the translated sequence MNNAMGIILTGGKNVRLKELTENRSSAAIPVWGKYRAIDFALSNMVNSGITKIGILTQYRYRSLMDHLGSGKEWDLDRKKDGLFILPPALTQYDNGWYKGSADAMYNNLTFLRRSNYEYVIIAQGNCVYKMNFDELFDFHIRKKADITIACREMNDFLPEDLVHLGIMKLDNDERVEDFQEKPRHPSGNLGSMGIYILKRELLISLLEECAAHGDYDFVKDIIIKKLGTLKIYGYKFKGYWRNLSTIQMYYRCNMELLDPKVFHEIFSKESKIYTKVKDETPAKYNDEAEVTNSVVADGCIIEGTVENSVLFRGVTVKKGSAIRNSIVMQGSVIEEDVNLEHVILDKNVVITKGKFLKGEPNWPVIVNKNVVL